A single window of Haemorhous mexicanus isolate bHaeMex1 chromosome 28, bHaeMex1.pri, whole genome shotgun sequence DNA harbors:
- the KLHL11 gene encoding kelch-like protein 11, giving the protein MSDKMAAAAACPQPQPGPSPGPGPGPGPGPGPPTAEAERGAPRGSAADGEAEAEEFGCPAHCSDLAWRQNEQRRHGLYCDITLAFGGAGMAREYRAHRSVLAAATEYFTPLLSGGFAESRSGRVELQKWSSEGGPDPDTVEAVIGFMYTGTIRVSPGNVHEVLEMADRFLLTRLKDFCGEFLKKKLNLSNCVAVHSLAHMYSLNQLALKAQDMIRRNFHKVIQDEEFYTLPFHLVRDWLSDSEITVDSEEILFETVLKWVQKNPEERERYFEDLFKLLRLSQMKPTYLTRHVKSERLVLSSEACVKLVSEAVESHALRSENLQSGNLQHSACPAALLPRFGQNMDVIMVIGGVSEGGDYLSECVGYFIDEDRWVNLPHIHNHLDGHAVAVTESYVYVAGSMEPGFAKTVERYNPNRNIWEQVSNLITRKHSFGLTEVKGNLYSIGGHGNFSPGFKDVAIYNPEQDKWLNLESAPKILRDVKAVSVEDRYVYVAARTPVDSDSEDGLRAVIIRYDAETRQWQDVESLPLIDNYCSFQMSVASTNFYHTASCCPKSYPIDNEEAKGKISSRASDEILESLPPEVLSIEGAAICYYKDDVFIIGGWKNSDDIDKQYRKEAYRYCAERKRWMLLPPMPQPRCRATACHVRIPFRCLQGTQRYPMPQNLMWQKDRIRQMQERQMQEIHRYSLSLRRMPRSQIEC; this is encoded by the exons ATGTCGGAcaagatggcggcggccgcggcctGTCCGCAGCCCCAGCCCGGTCCCAGCCCCGGCCCTGGCCCCGGTCCTGGTCCCGGTCCTGGCCCGCCGACGGCCGAGGCAGAGCGCGGAGCCCCGCGTGGCAGCGCGGCGGACGGGGAGGCTGAGGCAGAGGAGTTCGGCTGCCCGGCGCACTGCTCCGACCTGGCCTGGCGGCAGAACGAGCAGCGCCGCCACGGCCTGTACTGCGACATCACGCTGGCTTTCGGCGGCGCGGGCATGGCCCGCGAGTACCGGGCGCACCGGTCCGTCCTGGCCGCCGCCACCGAATACTTCACGCCACTGCTCTCGGGGGGGTTCGCGGAGTCGCGCTCGGGTCGCGTGGAGCTGCAGAAGTGGAGCTCGGAGGGCGGCCCCGACCCCGACACGGTGGAGGCCGTTATCGGTTTCATGTACACCGGCACCATCCGCGTGAGCCCCGGCAACGTCCATGAGGTGCTGGAGATGGCGGACAG GTTTCTGCTGACCCGGTTGAAGGACTTCTGTGGAGAGTTTCTGAAGAAGAAGCTGAACCTTTCCAACTGTGTGGCGGTTCACAGCTTGGCCCATATGTATTCCCTGAATCAGCTGGCCCTCAAAGCGCAGGATATGATCAGGAGAAACTTCCACAAAGTCATCCAAGATGAGGAGTTCTACACTTTGCCGTTTCACCTTGTCCGGGACTGGCTCTCAGACTCGGAGATCACGGTGGACTCTGAAGAAATCCTCTTTGAGACTGTTTTGAAGTGGGTTCAGAAAAACCCTGAGGAAAGAGAGAGGTACTTTGAAGATCTCTTTAAGCTGCTGAGATTGTCTCAGATGAAGCCCACGTACCTGACTCGCCACGTGAAATCCGAGCGGCTGGTGTTGAGCAGCGAGGCCTGTGTGAAGCTGGTGTCCGAGGCCGTGGAGAGCCACGCCCTGCGCTCTGAGAACCTGCAGTCCGGGAACCTGCAGCACTCCGCCTGCCCCGCCGCGCTGCTGCCGCGCTTCGGCCAGAACATGGACGTCATCATGGTCATCGGCGGCGTGTCCGAGGGTGGCGACTACCTGAGCGAGTGCGTGGGCTACTTCATCGACGAGGACAGGTGGGTCAACCTGCCTCACATCCACAACCACCTGGATGGGCATGCTGTGGCCGTGACAGAGTCCTACGTGTATGTGGCTGGCTCCATGGAACCGGGCTTTGCCAAGACTGTGGAAAGGTACAAtccaaacagaaatatttgggaGCAGGTTTCAAACCTCATCACCCGGAAGCATTCCTTTGGCCTTACTGAAGTGAAAGGCAACTTGTACAGTATTGGTGGACATGGCAATTTCAGTCCAGGCTTTAAAGATGTGGCCATTTATAATCCTGAGCAGGACAAATGGCTGAACCTGGAGTCGGCACCAAAGATCCTGCGGGATGTCAAAGCTGTCTCCGTGGAGGACCGGTACGTGTACGTGGCCGCCCGCACCCCGGTTGACAGTGACAGCGAGGACGGGCTCAGGGCTGTTATTATCAGATATGATGCTGAAACCAGGCAGTGGCAGGATGTGGAGTCCCTGCCCCTCATCGACAACTACTGCTCCTTCCAGATGTCTGTTGCCAGCACCAACTTCTACCACACGGCATCGTGCTGCCCCAAGAGTTACCCCATAGACAATGAGGAGGCCAAGGGAAAGATCTCCAGCAGGGCCTCGGATGAAATCCTGGAATCCTTGCCACCCGAGGTCCTGAGCATTGAAGGAGCAGCTATTTGTTACTACAAAGATGACGTGTTTATCATTGGGGGGTGGAAGAACAGCGATGACATTGACAAGCAGTACAGGAAGGAGGCCTATCGCTACTGCGCCGAGCGGAAGCGCTGGATGCTCCTGCCCCCAATGCCACAGCCCCGCTGCAGAGCCACTGCCTGCCATGTGAGAATCCCCTTCAGGTGCCTGCAGGGAACACAGAGGTACCCCATGCCACAAAATCTCATGTGGCAAAAAGATAGAATAAGGCAGATGCAGGAAAGGCAGATGCAGGAGATCCACCGATACTCCCTGAGCTTACGGAGGATGCCACGCTCCCAGATCGAGTGCTAG